Proteins from a single region of Lelliottia sp. JS-SCA-14:
- the arsC gene encoding arsenate reductase (glutaredoxin) (This arsenate reductase requires both glutathione and glutaredoxin to convert arsenate to arsenite, after which the efflux transporter formed by ArsA and ArsB can extrude the arsenite from the cell, providing resistance.), translating to MSDAVKIYHNPRCSKSRDTLSLLKSNGIDPEVVLYLDTPPDAATIRQLLHMLGMASARELMRQKEDLYKSLNLDDSHLSEEDLIQVMVENPKLMERPIVVANGEARIGRPPEDVLEILN from the coding sequence ATGTCAGACGCGGTAAAAATTTATCACAACCCTCGCTGCTCCAAGAGCCGCGACACCCTGAGCCTGCTGAAATCGAACGGCATTGACCCTGAAGTGGTGTTGTATCTGGACACCCCACCGGACGCCGCCACCATCCGCCAGCTCCTGCACATGCTGGGTATGGCAAGCGCACGGGAGCTGATGCGCCAGAAAGAGGATCTGTATAAGTCCTTAAACCTTGATGACAGCCACCTGTCTGAAGAGGACCTGATTCAGGTGATGGTCGAAAATCCTAAGCTGATGGAACGCCCGATTGTGGTCGCCAACGGTGAAGCGCGCATTGGCCGTCCGCCGGAAGATGTGCTCGAAATCCTCAACTAA
- a CDS encoding XRE family transcriptional regulator, translating to MEIKLHANATTTPRTRRYLQESDKSDRELAVELGISVTTVRRWRKREQVSDNHTTPKVIHKAMRQEQVSLINALRDATGAPLDELLLLVNEGLGISVSRATLNRYLKPAAASRQGAPQQGTKALKAGLIPQRLELHHLPLSLHMDDGGEQHLLWAREPISGWCFARLYAGISPQLVANWAKELLKACPADIQSVETFGFTTRLNLDGVVIKNSAAKHSAVQVTVPLGEIIPRVNVEPAGQLLMRIGEFYNQGKAQKKLGDTTPQAFLEALRRTD from the coding sequence ATGGAAATTAAACTGCACGCCAATGCCACCACCACACCGCGCACCCGTCGCTATCTGCAGGAGTCTGATAAAAGCGACAGAGAGCTGGCCGTGGAGCTGGGCATTTCGGTCACTACCGTCCGGCGCTGGCGCAAGCGCGAGCAGGTTTCAGACAACCATACGACGCCAAAAGTGATACACAAAGCGATGAGACAAGAGCAGGTGTCATTGATTAATGCTCTGCGCGACGCCACCGGTGCGCCGCTGGACGAACTTTTGCTGCTGGTGAATGAAGGACTGGGGATCAGCGTTTCGCGCGCGACGCTCAATCGCTATCTGAAACCCGCTGCGGCATCGCGCCAGGGTGCGCCACAGCAGGGGACAAAGGCGCTAAAAGCGGGTCTTATACCGCAGCGGCTGGAGCTGCATCATCTCCCGCTCTCGCTGCATATGGACGACGGCGGCGAGCAACATCTCCTGTGGGCGCGGGAGCCGATCAGCGGCTGGTGCTTTGCCCGGCTTTACGCCGGGATTTCGCCGCAGCTGGTGGCGAACTGGGCGAAAGAGCTGCTGAAAGCCTGCCCGGCTGATATCCAATCCGTTGAGACTTTCGGTTTTACCACTCGGTTAAACCTGGACGGTGTGGTGATAAAAAACAGCGCGGCGAAGCACAGTGCGGTACAGGTGACGGTCCCGCTCGGCGAGATTATTCCGCGGGTGAATGTGGAACCGGCAGGGCAACTGCTGATGCGAATTGGGGAGTTTTACAATCAGGGCAAAGCGCAGAAAAAGCTGGGAGACACGACGCCGCAGGCTTTTCTCGAAGCGCTGCGGCGCACTGATTAG
- the bepA gene encoding beta-barrel assembly-enhancing protease, whose product MFRQLKKTLVATLIAALTVGQMAPAFADSADTLPDMGTSAGSTLSIGQEMQMGDYYVRQLRGSAPLINDPLLVQYINGLGMRLVAHADSVKTPFHFYLINNDEINAFAFFGGNVVLHSALFRYSDNESQLASVMAHEISHVTQRHLARAMEDQKKNAPLTWVGALGSILLAMASPQAGMAALTGTLAGTRQGMISFTQQNEQEADRIGIQVLQRSGFDPQAMPSFLEKLLDQARYSTRPPEILLTHPLPESRLSDARNRANQMRPVVVQSSQDFYMAKVRTLGMYNSGRNQLTGELLDALAKGNVREQNAAQYGRALQAMETSKYDEARKALQPLLAADPNNAWYLDLSTDIDLGQKKTADAINRLKNAKDLRTNPVLQLNLANAYLQGGQPKDAATILNRYTFDHKDDQNGWDLLAQTEAQLGNRDQELAARAEGFALVGRLDQSISLLSSASSQVKLGSLQQARYDARIDQLRGLQQRFKPYEKM is encoded by the coding sequence ATGTTCAGGCAGTTGAAAAAAACTCTGGTTGCAACGCTGATTGCCGCGCTGACTGTCGGCCAAATGGCGCCAGCTTTCGCTGACTCCGCCGATACATTGCCGGACATGGGTACCTCAGCAGGAAGCACGCTCTCCATCGGGCAAGAGATGCAGATGGGTGATTACTATGTGCGTCAGCTCCGCGGCAGCGCGCCGCTGATCAATGACCCGCTGCTGGTGCAATATATCAACGGGCTCGGCATGCGCCTCGTGGCCCACGCCGATTCGGTCAAAACCCCTTTCCACTTCTATTTAATCAATAACGACGAAATCAACGCCTTCGCCTTCTTCGGCGGCAACGTAGTGCTGCATTCGGCGTTATTCCGCTATTCCGATAACGAAAGCCAGCTCGCATCGGTGATGGCGCACGAAATCTCCCACGTCACTCAGCGCCATCTGGCGCGTGCGATGGAAGATCAGAAAAAGAATGCGCCCCTGACCTGGGTCGGTGCCTTAGGCTCGATTCTGCTGGCGATGGCCAGCCCGCAGGCCGGGATGGCGGCACTGACCGGCACGCTCGCCGGAACGCGCCAGGGGATGATCAGCTTTACCCAACAGAACGAACAGGAAGCGGACCGCATTGGCATTCAGGTGCTCCAGCGCTCCGGGTTTGATCCGCAGGCTATGCCTTCGTTCCTCGAAAAACTGCTCGACCAGGCGCGGTACTCCACCCGTCCACCGGAAATTTTGCTGACGCACCCCCTGCCGGAAAGCCGTCTATCCGATGCGCGTAACCGCGCCAATCAGATGCGTCCGGTCGTCGTTCAGTCGTCGCAGGATTTCTACATGGCGAAGGTCAGAACCCTCGGCATGTACAATTCCGGGCGTAACCAGCTGACGGGCGAACTGCTCGATGCGCTGGCGAAAGGCAACGTCCGCGAGCAGAACGCGGCGCAGTACGGCCGCGCGCTGCAGGCGATGGAAACCAGCAAATACGATGAAGCGCGCAAAGCACTCCAGCCGCTGCTGGCCGCCGATCCGAACAACGCCTGGTATCTGGATCTCTCGACCGATATTGATTTAGGGCAGAAGAAAACAGCCGATGCGATTAACCGCCTGAAAAACGCCAAAGATCTGCGCACCAATCCGGTGTTGCAGCTCAACCTGGCGAACGCTTACTTACAGGGCGGTCAGCCCAAGGACGCGGCGACGATTCTGAATCGCTACACGTTTGACCACAAAGACGATCAAAACGGCTGGGATCTGCTGGCGCAGACCGAAGCGCAGCTCGGCAACCGCGATCAGGAGCTGGCCGCGCGCGCCGAAGGTTTTGCCCTGGTGGGGCGCCTGGATCAGTCGATTTCCCTGTTAAGCAGCGCCAGTTCGCAGGTCAAACTCGGCAGCCTGCAGCAGGCACGTTACGACGCCCGAATCGATCAGCTGCGCGGGTTGCAGCAACGCTTCAAGCCGTACGAGAAGATGTAA
- a CDS encoding AI-2E family transporter, translated as MLEMLMQWYRRRFSDPEAIALLVILVAGFGILFFFSGLLAPLLVALVLAYLLEWPTVRLEKIGCSRRWATSIVLILFVGILLLMSFVVMPVAWQQGIYLIRDMPGMLNKLSDFAATLPRRYPALMDAGIIDAMAENMRARIMTMGDSVVKYSLASLVGLLTLAVYLVLVPLMVFFLVKDKEQMLNAVRRILPRNRGLAGQVWKEMNQQITNYIRGKVLEMIVVGVATWIGFIIFGLNYSLLLAVLVGFSVLIPYIGAFVVTIPVVGVALFQFGLGTEFWSCFAVYLIIQGLDGNLLVPVLFSEAVNLHPLVIILSVVIFGGLWGFWGVFFAIPLATLIKAVVHAWPDVPAVEE; from the coding sequence ATGCTCGAAATGTTAATGCAGTGGTATCGGCGTCGTTTCAGCGATCCCGAAGCCATTGCTTTGCTGGTCATTCTGGTCGCCGGGTTCGGTATTTTATTCTTCTTCAGTGGCCTGCTGGCGCCGCTTCTCGTTGCCCTGGTGCTGGCCTATCTCCTCGAATGGCCGACGGTTCGGCTGGAGAAAATCGGCTGCTCCCGCCGCTGGGCGACCAGCATCGTGCTGATCCTGTTCGTCGGGATTTTGCTGTTGATGTCATTCGTGGTGATGCCCGTGGCCTGGCAGCAGGGGATTTACCTGATCCGCGATATGCCTGGGATGCTAAATAAACTCTCCGATTTTGCCGCCACGCTGCCGCGCCGTTATCCGGCGCTGATGGACGCGGGCATTATTGATGCAATGGCGGAAAACATGCGCGCCCGCATCATGACGATGGGCGATTCGGTGGTGAAATACTCTCTCGCTTCGTTGGTAGGGCTGCTGACGCTGGCGGTCTATCTGGTGCTGGTGCCGCTGATGGTCTTCTTCCTCGTGAAGGACAAAGAGCAGATGCTCAACGCCGTGCGCCGCATTCTGCCGCGCAACCGTGGCCTGGCGGGGCAGGTGTGGAAGGAGATGAACCAGCAGATCACCAACTACATTCGCGGCAAAGTGCTGGAGATGATTGTGGTCGGCGTGGCGACCTGGATTGGCTTCATCATCTTTGGCCTGAACTATTCCCTGCTGCTGGCGGTGCTGGTGGGCTTCTCGGTGCTGATCCCTTATATCGGCGCGTTCGTGGTGACGATCCCGGTGGTCGGCGTGGCGCTGTTCCAGTTTGGTCTCGGCACTGAGTTCTGGAGCTGTTTCGCCGTGTACCTGATTATTCAGGGGCTGGATGGCAACCTGCTGGTGCCGGTGCTGTTCTCGGAAGCGGTGAACCTGCATCCGCTGGTGATTATTCTGTCGGTGGTGATTTTCGGCGGTTTGTGGGGCTTCTGGGGAGTGTTCTTTGCGATTCCGCTGGCGACGCTCATCAAAGCCGTGGTTCATGCGTGGCCGGATGTGCCTGCGGTGGAAGAGTAA